CGCGAAAATCACGCTCGCGGGACCGATTCGGCTGCGCCTGGATTACCGGGTGTTCAGTCTGCGGGGATCACCGCGCCACGCGACGGTGCAGCGCCTCTACGCCGGCATCAATCTGAAGTTCTGAGAATCTGGAAATCTGGAAATTTGGAAATCTAAAATGCAGATTTCCAGATTTCCAAATTTCCAGATTTCCAAATTACTTCACGGTCGGGGACATGTTGGTCGTCAGCTGCAGATTGAGCAGCGTCTGCCCGCTGGCGAAGCAGGCCTGATACTTCGCCCACAGATCCTGCGCTTCGCTGGGAAACGCTTCCCGCAGGATGTCGGTGATCGTGTAGTCGGCATCCTTCACCGGCGGATCCAGGATCCACATGTAGACGACGTTGCCGCCGGGGGCGGGCTCGAGTCCCTTGAACACGCGCCAGCCGAGGGCCTGCTGCTTGCGTTTCGGGTCGTCGCTCCTGGTGAGCCCTTCCTTGACGCGCGCCATCACCGCCTCGAAATCGGCGGTCTTGTCCGGTTTGATGACGCTGAACATGACGCCGGCATCGGAGGTGAAGCGGCGCGACGCGGGAACCGAGGGGGAGGTCTGTGGAGTCGCCGCGGCCTGGCCCGGAGCGGGCACAGGCGCGGCAGGCGGCTGGGGAGCCGTTTGCGCCGCGGCGGACACCGCCGCGAGCGCCATCATGAGCAACGAGCTGACTTTCACGCGCACTGCAGGCAGCCGGGTGGGCAGGAGCGCCGCCGCTAACCCCCGAGCTGCGTGAGGCTCAGCTTGCTGAGACCGGCCGCGAACGCGTCGGCGTACCGCTTCCACATGTCGGCGGCCTCCGGCGCGCGGAGTTCGTCCGGCGTCATCGTCTTCGAGAGCATCTGGAACAGCTCGTACTCGGAATCGGCCACCGCGGGATCGATCAGCACGACGTAGAGGGCGTTCGGACCGAACGGCTCGCTCGACTTGTAGATCTTGAAGCCCTGGGCCTGCTTCTGCAGCGTCGCATCCTGCGTCTTGGCGAAGCCGGCCTTCAGCTTGCCCGCCATCTCCTCGAACACCGCGGTCTTGTCAGGCTTGATCTGCACCAGGAGGATGCCGGCCGGCGTCGTGAACGGAATCTTCGGCGCGGCGGGCGCCGGCGCCGCAGCGGTCTGTCCCGCGGGGGGCTGCTGGCCTGCCGGCGGCTGCTGACTCGTGGTCGTCGCCTGAGCGAACGCTGCAGCGGGGGCGAGCACCACCGCGAAGGCAAAAGCACTAATCACGCAAGAACGCATCCCAATCTCCTCCTTGGGCGGAAGGTCCGAACGGCCACTCTATCACAGCCATGTACCCATCGGACCGCGCCGCATCATCACCGTTTCAGAGCTTTCAGACGAACACCGCCAGCACCTCGTTGGCCATCAGCATCCCGGCCCGCGTGAGCCGGAGCACCCGCCCGTCGCGCACCACCCAGCCCGCCTCGACGAAGGGCTGCAGCGCGCCGCCGTATCTGGCCCAGACGTCCGTGCCGTAGCGAGCCGCGAAGGCGTCCAGATCGATCCCGTCGACGAGGCGCAATCCCATGAACAGCGCCTCTTCGAGCCGCTCATCCGCGGACAGGATCCGCCGTTCCGCCACGGGATCCGCGCCGGCGGTCACGCGCGCGATGTACTCCTCGGTGCCCGGGACGTTCTTCCACCGGACGCCGGCGCGCGTGCCATGCGCACCACACCCGAAAGCAAGCCACTCGCCATCTCTCCAGTACTTGACGTTGTGGCGCGATTCGCGGCCGGCTCTCGCGACGTTCGAGATCTCGTACTGCCGCAGCCCCGCCGATTCGAGCGCGTCCATCGCCCGCAGGTACATCTCGGCCGCGTCGTCATCCGGCGCCTGCGACCAGCCGGCCCGTGCCATGTCCTCTTTCAGCGGCGCGTTGGGGTACAGCTCGAGCAGGTAGAGCGACGCATGGTCCGGCGACGCCGCGATCAGCGCCTCGACGTTGGACAGCCACCCGCCGACGCTCTGACCCGGGAGCCACATCATCAGGTCCAGACTGACGTTGTCGAACCCGGCGGCACGCGCCTCGCGCACCGCCGCGCGGGCGCGATCCGCGGAATGCATCCGCCCGAGCCGCTTCAGCTCGTCGTCGTGGAACGACTGGACCCCGAAGCTCAGACGATTGACACCGGCGGCGCGAAAACGTTCCAGCTTGGCGCGATCGACCGTCTCCGGATTCGTCTCGAGGGTGATCTCCCATTCGACGCGGGCGGACGCTCGTCCCCCCTCGCCCGGGGCAGGCGGCCGCGCGCCGAACCGTTGCTGGATATCGGCAGTGATGGCGGCTATGTCGTCGGGCTCGAGCAGCGACGGCGTCCCGCCGCCGAAGAATACCGTATCGGCCTCGACGCCGGCCGGCGCCCCGCCGATCTCGCGCCGCAGCGCCGCGACGTAGCGCGTCTTGAGATCCGCGTCATAGAGGCCCCGGTTGAAATTGCAGTAGTTGCAGATCGACGAGCAGAACGGAATATGGACGTAGACCCCCGCACGGACGTTTGGGAGTTGGAAGGTGGGCGTTCCTTGGGAGTTGGCCGTTCCTCGGGAGTTGGGCGCTGGAAATCGGGAATTGACGCCGCTCAGCTTAAGTTCCCGCTTTCCCACCACTCCAGCCTAACTCTTTCCCCGGCTTGAGCTGGGCGCGGATCGGCCCTTTGGCGCGCGCGGGGAGCGTCCGCTTTCCCGACCCTTGCGCCTTCCGCTTCCACGCCATCAGCAGATCTTCGGGGCCGGCGTTGGTCGGCGCGTGCCTGAAATCGGCGCCGTCCCACTCCAGGAAGTCGCACATCTCGTGCAGCCGCGAGTGAATCCGGAAGCCAATCCGCTCCTTCAGGCTGAAATCCGTGCTCTCGGTTTCCGCGTCGTCAGGCGTGTCTTCGTAGTTCGAGGTGAAGATCGTCAGCCGCCGCTCGTTGTAGCGGGTGTTGACGATCAGGTTCATCGTCTCTTCGACCCATTCCGAGGGCTTCTCGGAGCCGAGATCGTCGAGCACGAGCAGATCCGTCTCCATCACCGGCCGCAGGATGTCCATCTCCGCCGTGCGCACCAGCGGGTTGTAGGTGCTGCGGATCAGTCGGAGCAGATCGCGCGTGTCGTAGAACAACCCGCGCGCCCCGCGGGTGAGAATCGCGCGCCGCAGCACCGCCACCGCGATGTGGGTCTTGCCGATCCCCGGCGGGCCGATCAGGCACATCCCCTTGCGCGCGTGCTCGCCGCCGGGAAAGTCTTCGGCGAAGCGCCTCGCGCGGCGCACGGCGGCCGCGAGTTTCTCGTTCGGGTAAATGACAAAGCTGTCGAGGTCGCAGCCGCGGTACCGCGGCGGAATCCGCGCGTCGTCGAGCAGCCGCGCGGTCACGCCGTCACGCCAGCAGTCGCAGCGGACGACGCGGCGGACACCGTCGGTGATGTCCGCTTTCCATCCGGTGTCGTCGCAGCGGTCGCACGGCATGGGGAGATCGGGATTGTAGCACCGAGACGCGCCGGCGGCTCGACACAAAGCGCACGAAGGCCACGAAGATCACAACGATCTCTTGGTTCGTTCTTCGTGATCTTCGTGATCTTCGTCTTCTTTGCGACGCTGCCGTGGGCTCGTCTGAGTGGAATCGGCTTGTTCTTCGCCCGAGATCGGCGGAGTGGCCCGAACGAGATCAGTTGGCGAGGACTTCACCATCGCGGTGCTCAACCGCTGCTCCCAGTCGCCGAGGCCGCGGGCCAGCTCGTGCTTCACGTACTCCATGAACTGGTTGACTTCCCCCTGCATCTGCTCCATGCGGCGGCGCATGTTGAGGATGATCTCGACGCCGGCGAGGTTCACGCCCAGATCGCGGGTGAGCGAGAGAATGGTTTCGAGCTGCTCGAGATCCTCTTCCGAGTAGAGGCGCGTGTTCCCTTCGGTGCGCGACGGCTTGAGCAGCCCCTCGCGCTCGTACAGACGCAGCGTCTGCGGGTGGATGTTGTACTTCTGCGCGACCGCGCTGATCATGTAATAGGCGCGGCCGCCGCGCTTAGACGCCATACAGCTTCCCGAACTCGCGCATCAGCTCTTTGCCGCGCTCGTCGACGATCTGCGGCAGCACGATGGTGACGTCGACGATGAGATCGCCGCGGCCGCCGGCGGCGGTCGGCGCGCCGCGCTCGCGGAGGCGGAACCGCTGCCCCGCCTGCGTGCCCGGCGGAATCCGCAGCTTCACGGGCCCCTCGAGCGACGGCACGTCGACGCGGGCGCCGAGGACCGCGTCGTGCACGCGGATCGGCACGGTGACGCAGAGATCGTCTCCCTGGCGGCGGAACGTCGGGTGCGGCTGCACGTGGACGGTGACGTAGAGGTCGCCGTTCGGCGCGCCGCGCCGTCCCGCGTGCCCCCGGCCGGCGATGCGCAGGCGGGCGCCGTCGTGCACGCCGGCCGGAACCGTGACCGGCGCCGCCTCGCTCCGGACCTGCAGTCCCTGGCCGCCACACGCCGCACAACGCTGCGTCTGCTGCCGTCCCGATCCGTGGCACGCCGCGCAGCTCTTCGTGAACACCATGTGGCCGCGGGCCCAGCGGACCTTGCCGGTCCCCTGACACGGCGCGCAGCGCCCTTCCGGCGTGCGCACCGTTCCGCCGCCGCCGCACACGCCGCAGGCGTGCTGACGGACGATGACGACCTGCTGCGCCGCGCCGCGCATCGCCTCTTCGAACGAGACGGTCAGCGCCGCGTGGATGTCAGCCCCCTGCTGCGGGCGGCCGGCATCGGACGGCCGAACGGGATGCAGCACCTCCGCGAACAACTCGGTGAACGTCGCCGCCTGGGGTCCGTGCGCGGCAGAGGAGAAATCGAACCCGGTGAACTCGAACGTCGTGGCGCCGTTGGGCGCGGTCTGCCCGCCGGACGTGTCGTACGACCGGCGCCGATCCGGATCGACGAGCGTCTCGTACGCTTCGGAGATCCGCTTGTACAGACTCGCGGCAGCGCGATCGCCCGGATTGATGTCCGGATGGTACCGCCGCGAGAGCCGCCGGTAGGCGCGCTTGATCTCGGACGGCGACGCCCCAGGCGCAAGGCCGAGCAGCGAGTACAGATCCATGTCAAATCCCAACTTCCAAGGCCCAACGCCCAACGAACGCTCAACTCCCAACGCCCAAAACTCCCAAACTCCCAAGGCTCCCAAGCTCCCAGGACTCCCCAACGCCAACCCCCGTCGCGATCTGCTGGGCGTCGGGCGTTGGGCGTTGGGCGTTAATTGGAGCGTTGGGCGTTGGCCGCTTGGGCCTTGACGCAACTCAGCCCTACTTCTTCTCCTCCTCGACCACTTCGGCGTCGATCACGTCGCCCTGCGAGCCGCTCGCGGGCCGCTGCTGCTCGCCGCCGCCGCCCGGCGCCGGGCCGGCCTGCGCGCCGGCCGCCGCGGCGTTCTTGTACATCGCCTCGGCCGCCTTGTGCTGCGCCTGATTGAGCGCGTCCATGCGCCGCTTGATCGCCTCGGTGTCGTTGGACTGGATCGCCGACTTGAGATCGTTGACCGCCGATTCGATCGCCGCGCGCTCGGCCGCGCCGAGCTGCTCGCCGGAATCGCGCAGGGTCTTCTCCGCGACGTAGACCGCCTGGTCGGCGTGGTTGCGGGTCTCGATCTCCTCCTTGCGCTTCTTGTCTTCGTCGGCGTGCGAC
The genomic region above belongs to Vicinamibacterales bacterium and contains:
- a CDS encoding ATP-binding protein, which produces MPCDRCDDTGWKADITDGVRRVVRCDCWRDGVTARLLDDARIPPRYRGCDLDSFVIYPNEKLAAAVRRARRFAEDFPGGEHARKGMCLIGPPGIGKTHIAVAVLRRAILTRGARGLFYDTRDLLRLIRSTYNPLVRTAEMDILRPVMETDLLVLDDLGSEKPSEWVEETMNLIVNTRYNERRLTIFTSNYEDTPDDAETESTDFSLKERIGFRIHSRLHEMCDFLEWDGADFRHAPTNAGPEDLLMAWKRKAQGSGKRTLPARAKGPIRAQLKPGKELGWSGGKAGT
- the hemW gene encoding radical SAM family heme chaperone HemW, whose amino-acid sequence is MGKRELKLSGVNSRFPAPNSRGTANSQGTPTFQLPNVRAGVYVHIPFCSSICNYCNFNRGLYDADLKTRYVAALRREIGGAPAGVEADTVFFGGGTPSLLEPDDIAAITADIQQRFGARPPAPGEGGRASARVEWEITLETNPETVDRAKLERFRAAGVNRLSFGVQSFHDDELKRLGRMHSADRARAAVREARAAGFDNVSLDLMMWLPGQSVGGWLSNVEALIAASPDHASLYLLELYPNAPLKEDMARAGWSQAPDDDAAEMYLRAMDALESAGLRQYEISNVARAGRESRHNVKYWRDGEWLAFGCGAHGTRAGVRWKNVPGTEEYIARVTAGADPVAERRILSADERLEEALFMGLRLVDGIDLDAFAARYGTDVWARYGGALQPFVEAGWVVRDGRVLRLTRAGMLMANEVLAVFV
- a CDS encoding J domain-containing protein produces the protein MDLYSLLGLAPGASPSEIKRAYRRLSRRYHPDINPGDRAAASLYKRISEAYETLVDPDRRRSYDTSGGQTAPNGATTFEFTGFDFSSAAHGPQAATFTELFAEVLHPVRPSDAGRPQQGADIHAALTVSFEEAMRGAAQQVVIVRQHACGVCGGGGTVRTPEGRCAPCQGTGKVRWARGHMVFTKSCAACHGSGRQQTQRCAACGGQGLQVRSEAAPVTVPAGVHDGARLRIAGRGHAGRRGAPNGDLYVTVHVQPHPTFRRQGDDLCVTVPIRVHDAVLGARVDVPSLEGPVKLRIPPGTQAGQRFRLRERGAPTAAGGRGDLIVDVTIVLPQIVDERGKELMREFGKLYGV
- a CDS encoding helix-turn-helix transcriptional regulator; its protein translation is MASKRGGRAYYMISAVAQKYNIHPQTLRLYEREGLLKPSRTEGNTRLYSEEDLEQLETILSLTRDLGVNLAGVEIILNMRRRMEQMQGEVNQFMEYVKHELARGLGDWEQRLSTAMVKSSPTDLVRATPPISGEEQADSTQTSPRQRRKEDEDHEDHEERTKRSL